A stretch of the Aythya fuligula isolate bAytFul2 chromosome 18, bAytFul2.pri, whole genome shotgun sequence genome encodes the following:
- the CHMP6 gene encoding charged multivesicular body protein 6 encodes MGNLFGRKRRSRVTEQDKAVLQLKQQRDKLRQYQKRISLNMERERALARQLLKEGKKEKALLLLKKKRYQEQLLDRTDNQISNLERMVQDIEFTQIEMKVIEGLKIGNECLNKMHQVMSIEEVERIIGETQDAVEYQRQIDELLAGSLTEEDEDAILEELNTITQEQLELPEVPSEPLPTEVAEPTPIKNRPKPELVAAS; translated from the exons aTGGGGAACCTGTTCGGGAGGAAGCGGCGGAGCCGCGTCACGGAGCAGGACAAGGCCGTGCTG cagctgaagcagcagcgCGACAAACTGAGGCAGTACCAGAAGCGGATCAGCCTCAACATGGAGCGGGAGCGAGCCCTGGCCCggcagctgctgaaggagggCAAGAAGGA AAAAGCCCTGCTCTTGCTGAAGAAGAAGCGCTACCAAGAGCAGCTCCTGGACAGGACGGATAACCAGATCAGCAACTTGGAGCGCATG GTCCAGGACATCGAGTTCACCCAGATCGAAATGAAGGTCATCGAGGGTCTGAAAATAGGCAACGAGTGTCTGAACAAGATGCACCAG GTTATGTCAATAGAAGAAGTGGAAAGAATAATAGGCGAAACCCAAGATGCTGTGGAGTACCAGAGG CAAATCGACGAGCTACTGGCTGGCAGCCTGACTGAGGAGGATGAAGATGCCATTCTAGAAGAATTAAATACTATTACTCAG GAACAGCTGGAGCTTCCAGAAGTTCCTTCTGAGCCACTCCCGACAGAGGTCGCAG aaCCAACACCAATCAAGAACAGGCCAAAACCAGAGCTTGTGGCAGCATCCTAA